CCTCGGAACAGATGCAAGCCTATCAAACCAAGGTCATGGGCGTGTTACGCCAGGACCCTGCGGTAACCCGTATCGGCAGCGTCACCGGTATATTTCCGGGTGCTGACCAAAGCATGGGCTTTGTATTCATCCGCCTCAAGTCGCCACGCGAACGCGCTCCCATTGCTCAGATTTCCCAAAGCCTGATGATGAAGGCGATGATGATTCCGGATGGCCTCTGCGCCATGAAGGCGATGCCGGTTCTCAAAATCAGTTCCGGCGTCGACTCCACCGCCCAGGGCAGCGATTACGGTTTTCTCCTGAAGGGATTAGATCGGGATACGGTCTATAAAACGGCATTTCAGTTGGAGCAGGAAATCCGCAAAATCCCCTTCCTGGTCCCCTTCGCAACCCAGAACAGCGTCAAACTCAATATGCCCCGTTTGAATATCACCATTGACCGGACCCGAGCCTCGGCGCTGGGAATAACAGCCACTTCCATTGAACAGGCCCTGGCGATTTCTTTTGCTGGCGGCTATGCGACCCAGTTCACTACCGACCAGGATCAATATCAGGTCATCCCTGAAATTCAGAAATCCAATCAACGACTTCCTACCGATCTGGCGCTACTCTATCTGCGCTCTTCGTATGGTCCGCTGGTTCCCATGCAATCGATTATCAAGTGGTCAGAGGACGCGGGTCCTCAAAATGTTCCTCATGCCCAACAGCATGAAGCGGCCACCATTTCCTTCAGCCCCTTTCCGGGAATACCGCTGGGTATTGTTACGGCCGCCATTGAAGCCAAGGCTGCCGCCGTCCTTCCCCCCACCGTACAAGGAGCCTTCATCGGGGATGCCGTGGAATTCAAAAAGTCGATCGCCAGTCTCGGCATCCTGCTGTTGATTGCCATCTTTTTGAAATACATCGTGCTGGGAATGCTTTACGAAAGCTACATTCATCCTTTCACCATTCTCACCACCCTGCCGGTGGCGCTGTTCGGTGGCTTTCTGACGCTGTTCATATTTGGCAGCACCCTTTCACTGTATGCCTACATCGGGGTGTTCGTCTTGCTCGGACTCATCACAAAGAACGGCATTCTGATGATTGATTTCGCGTTGCAGAGAAGAGCGGAAGGGATGAACAGTTATGACGCCATTCACAATGCCTGCGTGGTCCGTTTCCGCCCGATCCTGATGACCGGCTTGTGCGCTATCCTGGGCGCGATGCCGATTGCCATGGGATTCGGAACGGATGCCTCCAGCCGGAAACCGCTGGGCCTGGTGATCGTCGGGGGGATGATCTTTGCCCAGGTGATCACCCTTTTTGTGACGCCGGGCATCTATCTCTATATGGAGAAGATTCAGGCCAAGTTCTTCAAGCCGCGGACGGATCTGGAGTAGTAGGGCTGCCGCTTGCGGCACGCCAGAAATTCGGCACGCCGCAAGCGGCGGCCCTACATCACCTATATGCAGGCAGTGCTGCCCGAGTCATGTCGGTTAATGGCGTCAGCCCTGCATCTCGCTGAGAAAGAATGGGAGCGGACACCGGCCAGGGAATATTCAGGCTGGGATCCGACCAGAGAATACCGTTTTCATCTTTCGGTGAATAATAGGCACTGCATTTATACACAAAGTCCGCTTCATCACTCATGACGCAAAACCCATGCGCAAAACCGGCCGGAATGAAAAACTGATGGTGATTCGCCGCTGACAAAACCGCACCCACCCACTTGCCAAAAGTGGGCGAACCGCGCCGAACGTCCACGGCCACATCAAAGATTTCACCACTCACCGCCCAAACCAACTTGTCCTGGGGATTAGGCAATTGGTAATGGAGTCCGCGCAATGTTCCTTTGGTGGAGTGCGACCAGTTGTCCTGCACAAATGACACCGTAATGCCAGCTGCACGGTATTTCTCGGCATGAAACGTTTCTTGGAAAAAACCACGCGAATCTCCAAATACATCCGGAATGACCAACTTGACCTCAGGGATCGCCTGGGGGATTACCTGCAGTGCCATAATTACTCTTCCTCCGCCATGCGAATCAGATACTGTCCATATTCATTCTTCACCATTTCCCGGCCCAATGCCTTGAGTTGCTCCCGGGAGATATACCCCATCGCAAAAGCAATCTCCTCGATACAGGCCATCTTGAACCCCTGTCGTATCTGGACCGTCTGGACAAAGCTGGCCGCCTGATACATCGAGTCATGGGTACCGGTGTCGAGCCAGGCAAAACCCCGCCCCAGGGAATGTACCCGTAATGTCCCCGCCTTTAAATAGGCCAGATTCAGATCGGTGATCTCCAATTCACCGCGGGGTGATGGCTTCAGCTTGGCCGCAATATCAAGCACTCCGTTGTCATAGAAGTAAAGACCGGGAATCGCGTATTTCGATTTTGGATGCTCGGGCTTCTCTTCCAGGGAGAGCGCTTTGCCATGTTCATCAAACTCAATCACGCCATAGCGCTCCGGGTCAGCCACGGGATAGGCGAAAATCAGAGCGCCTGCCTTCAACTGGCTGGCCTCTTTCAACACAGCCGAAAAATTATGTCCGTAGAAGATGTTATCGCCAAGGATCAGCGACACCGAATCACGCCCCACAAAGTCGCGACCAATAATAAAGGCCTGAGCAAGCCCTTCCGGCTTGGGCTGTTCGGCGTAACTGAGCTTAACACCCACTTGCGAGCCATCCCCTAATAAGTGGCGGAACAGGGGGAGATCGTGCGGCGTACTGATGATGAGAATATCCCGGATCCCCGCCAACATCAGAACGGAGAGGGGATAATAGATCATGGGCTTGTCGTAAATCGGCAGCAATTGCTTACTCACCGCCTTCGTCAGCGGAAACAGTCGCGTCCCCGAGCCACCCGCCAGAATTATTCCCTTCATAATCTTCCCTCCTTGTTTTACCTATTGCTGATTTTTCAGGATCTCGATGGCGTTGTCAAGGTAGCGGATGACTTCGGGCGGCATTCCCTTGACCCTTGCCGACTGGGTCCGGAGATTCCTGAATTTCCCCAGATAGGCAGCGATGGTTCCGGTGGGCTTCCCATCCTTCTGCCTGTAGGCGGCTACTTGACCTTGCCGCAGTTCTCCGGTTTGGGCTTTCTGCATCAGCTCTTCCAGCCCCTTCCGGTCCCCGGCGGCAAGATTCGTGCGCTTAAGTTGATCCTCCATCCAAATCATATCGCCAATATCGCTCAGATCCGGGATGAACCCCTTGGGTTTATCCTCAAGCCACTCGGGATGCGAACACTTGACCCAGTCATAGGCTTGCAAGTAACGGTAGAGCGTTGCCCGGCTGAGACTGAGTCGTTCCCGGGCGTATTCTTCCATGTCCGCATGCTTGAGTTCCGCATAAAGCTTCTTATCCCGTACCTGAACCAGAAGTTCGCCGATACGGAGAAAGGCAATTTGGGCGCTCTTGAGTTTTCCCTTCAGCAACCAGGTCACCTGCAACGCTTCCTGAACCGGCGTGGTCTCCGTTGCCGGCTTGGTTTTTGCCTTAATTGCCTTGGTCTTGCCCACCACTTTTTTACCAGTCATTTACGCCTCCACTTTCAAATAATAGCCTGAATTGAATCCTGATTATGCCCGGAAAATCCCCCTGCATCCCTACTCAACTCCTCGTAAGTCATCCCGAAAGCCGTCCGTCCCGGTCATGTGACGCATGATCAGGGTTTCGAGTCCTTTTTCGGTGGTGTCGGTCTTCATGGATTTATTAACCGCCGAAGGGCATCTAACTTCTCCCGCACTTCACCGTTCAGGTCGTTGGCCTCACAGAGCGACACCAGTTCATGCAGGCTCCCCTTCCTTGCCAGCATGCGTGTGCCGGTTTCCTTGGCCAGCCGACGATAGAACTCTTCGGCGAACAGGCTCAATTTTTTATTCTGTGTCTGCGCACGCCAGAGAGTTTTCCGGGTGGAGGCGTCCACCTTCTGATAGTTCGAGAAGTCGACGTCGCTACCATCAAACACCTGCTCAAGGATCAGTTCGTCCAAAAGTCGCTGCCGTGTTGAGGCAAACAGATCCTCCCCGGGCATGGTTTTGTTCGCCCAAGCCAGCAGAAGTTCCGGCGTAATGAAGTAGTTTTCCGGCTCATAGCGTTTCCACATGCGACTCTCAAGGGCGGCTTGGATACCTTCGCGGTGTTGCAGGCCATCGTTGTCACGGATTACCAACCCGCGCAAGTCCGGGATCATGCTGCGAAGTGCGTGGTAATGCTCGGCGGCATTCATGCCATAACCCCCTTCTACACGTTCCAGTTCTTCGTCCGAATTGCGTTCAGCGCCAGGGAAGTTATCTTGCAGGTAATACACATTCAGCCGGGCGCCATCGTCAAGCGCGGCCTTAACCGGATGTTCCAACTTTTCGGCAAAGGCGCGCAGCATGTCCACATCGGTACTCCCCTCGACGTAGAAAACATGGTTCGTCTCCCGTGCCTTGACATAGTGCTCGGCTCCAAAATGTTTCAATGCGTTCGTGATGTTCGTTTTCTTTGCCAGATTCTCCGCCTGACCACCCAGGATGAGCGTCAGGTTCGTCTCCAATGCCTCGCGCAATACCACCTCTGAATGGGTCACCATCACCACCTGGCAGCCATTCCGATGCGCGATGTCGCGCAGCAGCACATAGACCTGTTGTTGACGCAGGATTTCCAGATGCGCGTCCGGTTCATCCACTAGCAGCACACTGCGCTTGTGCGAATAGAGATGGGCAAAGATCAGTAGCATTTGCTGGAAGCCGCGCCCGGATAATGACAAGTCCAGTACGCCCCCGGTTCCACCCTGTTCATACCCCAGTTCCACCGCCCCGATTTCATTCTCCCGCGGTACCGTTAATCGCACCCGGAAGAGCCGTCGCATAAGTTCCGTGATTTCCAGCCAGTCCTTCGGCTCCGTCTGTTGCACCATCAGGCACAAATTTCGGACAACTTCCGCTGTGCGCCCCAAGCCGAGGTTGTAGTTGATCCGGTTCGGCTGGATCACGGCCTCATCGGCCGAAGTGCCCGACATCGGGTAGAGCAGCGAGACATCCAGCTTTGCCCCCGCCTCGATGGCGCCTTCATTGGCCAGCGTCTCGGAGGTCGGCTGGCAATACACAATCTCATCGCTGGCATGGTGTTTGAATGTCATCGTCACCGGCACAGGCTGCCCGCTCACATCCACCGCCACCGTGATACGCAGGTCGCTCCCTGATTTCAGGTCATGCCAGAAATGTTTCGTCTTTGGCACCGGCACCGAGAGGATGCCGAGCCGGTTCAGCGCCTTCCCTATCCTCTTTTCCGCCTTCGAGTTCTCCGACTCCATCCGCCAGGTCCGCAAGCCGATGGACCAGAGGGCGATGGCTTGTAAGGCGCTCGTCTTTCCGCAATTGTTCGGGCCAATGAGCACGGCAGGATGATCCAGTTCGATACGCTGGATATTCCCGTAGCGCTTAAAGTTCTCGATCTCGACGTAGTGCAACAGCTTCATGGATTGATCTTTCTCAGACTTTCACACGAACGTTTTCCGCTCAAATAAGAACCTGCTTGTCATGAACGACTTATAGCAGAAGACCACCAGCCGCTCAAATAAGATTCTGGGAGTCCGCCCTGTCTGACTTATCAGACTGCCTCTTCGCCATGCGCGCGGAGTCGCTACTATTTAATGGCCGGAGTAATAAAAGTCTCATGATGAGACTTTTTCACAACTCACTGATTTCACGCATGTTACAAAAAGCCTCGTTTGACGCGAAGAGCATTTTGTCGGGCAGGAGACTCATGTTACCCCGCCTTGAACATCTGCCCGAAGCGCTTGCCCATCAGGGCCGCAGCTACCAGAAGTCCGGCACCAAGCAGGGCCATGGCCCATACCCCAAGGGCGGCCGCCACATTCAGCCCGTTCTCCAGACTTTCAAGCAGGGCATAAATCGCCTTGGTAATCGGGTAGAAGTTTTCAGACTGCGCCAGAATCAGACTGTCGGACACCTCCAGCATGGAGAAGGAGAAACAGAGAATGGCGCCAGCCAGCAAATTTGCTGAAATCAAGGGGAGCGTGATACGCCAGACCACTCTGAACGGGGTCGCCCCGAGATTGGCCGCCGCCTCCTCATAGGTGGAACTGACCTGCTCCAGCCCGGCATGCGCCGCCCGGACCATGTAGGGCAGCCTGCGGATCGCATAACTCACCGACAACAGAATCATGGGATTCATGCGCGGATCCAACAGGGTGTTCGGGAACGAACCGGAAAAACAGCCCATATACCCGAACGCAATCACCAACCCCGGCACCGCCAGTGGCAACATCGCCAGGGCATCCAACCAGTCACTGCCCCATATCTTCTTACGCACACACAACCAGGCAATGCCGAACCCGAGCAACAGATCCAGCACCGTCGCAATCAGGGAAAAGGAAAGACTGTTGACCAAGGCCGTCCGCGTTAGCTCCGAATTAAGCGCCTGCCCAAAGAATTCGAGCGTGAATCCTTCCGGAAGTACCGTCAGGAACCAGCGATGACTCACCGACAACAACACGACACTGATTTGCGGCAGTACGGCTGCAAACAACACGCCCCCCACCAGCAAATAGAGCAGCAGGGACCCTCTGAAGGATAAGGGAACTTCACGCCGGGCCTGGCTTAATCGTCCCAATGTGGCCACTGAGCGATGTCGGGACAACAGGCGTTTGCTAATCCAGAATCCGAGAGCGGAAATGACCAGGACGAAGGTGACCATCGCATACCCTGAAGGGTTGGTTCCGATTTCGGCCACACTGTCATAAATCGCCACCGGCAGCACTCGCCGCAGTCCAAATACCAGAGGCGTTCCAAGCTCCGTGAAGGACCAGATGAACACCAGCGTCATTCCGGCAAACAGCCCCGGCATCGCCAGGGGCATCGTGACACGCCGGAATACCCGCATCGGGGATGCGCCCAGATTCAGGGCCGACTCTTCCAATGATGGGTCAATGTTGGCCAGGGCGGCAACGAGATTGAGAAAGAGAATCGGAAAGAGATGCAACGTCTCCAGAAGGACAATCCCGAATAGCGGGAAATGCCCCAGCCAGTCTACCGGTCCATCCACAATCCCGAGATTCATCAGCAACGTGCTCAGTGCCCCGGCACGTGAAAAAATAATCTTCATTCCCACGGCACTCACAAACGGCGGAAGAATCATGGGGAGCAATAGCAGCCCCGACCACAGGGCCTTTCCGGGAAAGGAACGCCTCGCAAATACCCAGGCCATCGGCAGGGCAACCCCGACACAACAAAGGGTCACACAGGTGGCTATGAGAAAACTCATCAGCCCCGCCTGAAGCTGAACGGAATTGGTGAACAGCCCGGCCACATAAATCAGCGTGAAGCCCCGGTCATCCCAAAACGAGCGCCCGAACACATGCGCCATCGGCCAAACCAGAAAGATTCCCAGTGCGGCCACAATGAGCGTGACAGAAATTGGTGTGCCTAATCGAATTTTCATGGGGCTAGCAAAACGACATTTTCCGGCGTCACCGCCCACCAACGGGTGTCACCTTTCTTAAACCCAAGACAGCGCTGAGTTAACACCGTCGCTTTCAATGGTACCCCGGCCGCCTCCAAGGACACCGTCACCGTGGCACCATTCACTCTCACGCCCGTGATCTCGGCTTGGAACGCATTCACGCTGGCATCCGGTCCTTCCACACACTGGATATTTTCAGGACGTACCATACAGCACCAGGAGCCGGAGGCAACCGGAGGCGCCTTATCCTCACTCTGCCAGGCCCATTGCCCCAGTTTGGTTTTCACCTGCGCCCCATTCACCACGCCATCGATGAAGTTCGCTTCTCCCAGGAAATCCGCACAAAAAACGTTGGGGGGACGGGCATAAAGTTCGAGCGGCGTTCCGATCGCACTCACCTTCCCTGAATGGATTACCGCCATACGATCCGCCAGCGCCAGCGCATCTGCCTGATCATGGGTGACATAAATAAAAGTTATATCCGTGTCGCGCCTGAGGGTTTCAATTTCATGCCGCATTTCAACCCGCAACTTGGCATCAAGATTTGAGAGGGGTTCATCCAGGAGAATGACCGCCGGATTGAGCACCAGGGCACGCGCCAGAACCACCCGCTGCTGCTGTCCGCCGGAGAGCTGCCCCGGCATCCGCTCCCCCAATCCCGCCAGTCCGACCCGCTTCAATACATCTTCAGTGCGGCTCCTGATTTCCAGCTTCGCCACACGGCGCTCCACCAAGCCGAAAGCCACATTATCATGAACGTTTAAATGAGGCCAAAGCGCATAGTTCTGGAATACCATCGGGGCCCCTCGCTCGTGGGCCGGGAGCTCTGCAACATCCCTTCCATTAAAGAACACTTTCCCGGTATCGGGGGTCTCCAGCCCGGCTAAAATCCGGAGGAGGGTTGTTTTGCCGCAGCCCGAGGGACCCAGCAGAAAAAACATCTCACCGGCGGGAATGGACATTGAAATATCATCCAGCGCCGTCACCGTACCGAACCGTTTGACAACGTGGCTTACCTCAATGGCGGGGGAACTGGCTTCATTCATTTTTGATCTGCTCCAACAAGTTTCGTACGCGCGACTCCAAGGCGAAAAGGGCTACCTCAGGATCAAGATCCTGAATATCCGCCACCTGCCAATACTGGATCCGATTAACCCACTCCGGAAAGCATTGCTCAATCATGGGGCGATGCTCCCATTCATCAATGGCAATCACGAGCGAAGCCTCCGCAAAATCCGACTCCTGAATCTGGATGGGAAGTCGAATCGCATCGCCGGGGTTGATCTTACGGGCCCGCAGCCCCTTCAATGCATGAGGGGAAATGCTACCCATGTCCCCTGAAATCCGCTCCGTGCTCAATCCTCGCGACACCGCTCGGGTTTTGACGTCGTACGCAGGTGCCAGAGCATTGAAAAGCATTTCGGCAAACCGGCTCCGATAAAAGTTTCCGGTACAAACGAATAATACGATGTCAGTCATGTCGACTCATTTCAATATCACCGGTTCATCAGGCAATTCGTTCGTTGAAACTCCAAGGGAGGGATATTCTTTAACGAGAATTTCGCTTACAGACTGGATGCCCTCCAAAATGCCCTTTTCAAAACCTCCGGCGGCAAAGCAGTGTTCCATGTGACGACAGATCGGTTCCCAGCCCTCTGAGCCCACCTTTTTGTCAACTCCGCGGTCCGCCACAATTTCAACATGCCGGTCGGCAAGTAACAGGTAAATCAGGACGCCATTGTTCTCGGAGGTATCCCATACATGTAACTTTGAAAAAACTTCCAGCGCCCGCTCCAGCCCGCGCCCCACTTCGATGCGCAAGGTCCGATCATTCTTGGCGACCAACAATATGGCTCCGTCATTGACTCCCTGTCGTCCGATCTTCCACGCGTCCGCAACACGAATACCAAATTGCTCTATGGTTTCTTCGCCTGTGGAGGGAATAATCAATACGACCACCTGTGAGCCTTTGGTGGATTCGAACTGTTGGAGAACCCCCTCCAATTGTTGACATTGGCCAGCGTTCAAGGTCCCCGTCAAATCCGTGACACGGCTTTTTAAGACAGGCACCGGTACCGGTGCAGCCATAACCGTGGCCCCCACAACCAGCAGGGCTAAAAGCGTAACAACATGCTGCCGAAACAGGTGATTCACTTGAAGTCAACCGAGGGAGGCTTGGCCAGATCTTTTTCGTTTTCGACAGTAAATGTCGGCTTAACCGTGTAGCCAAACAGTTTGGCGGTGAGATTTGAAGGGAAGGATCGCACCGTGACGTTGTAGTTTTTGACGGCTTCAATATAACGGTTACGGGCCACAGCAATCCGGTTTTCAGTCCCTTCCAACTGCGCCTGCAGATCGCGAAAGACGCCATCCGCCTTGAGTTGCGGGTAATTTTCGGCCACAGCCAACAATCGACCCAGACTGCTTGAAAGCTCTCGTTGAGCGGCCACAAATTTGGCAAATGCCTCCTCGTTGTTAATCAACTCCGGAGTGGCTTGGATCGCCCCCACTTTCGCCCGGGCATCCGCGACCTTGGTGAGGATTTCCTTTTCATGGGCGGCATAGCCTTTGACCACGTTAACCAGATTGGGCACGAGATCGGCGCGACGCTGGTATTGGTTGAGCACTTCCGCCCAGTCAGCCTTGATCTGTTCATCCGAAGATTGGATGCGATTGTATCCACAACCGCTCAGGCCTAAACACAACGCCGCCAGCATGACCCATATGATCCCTGTTTTCATCGAATATCCTTTCACTGCCAAATTCGTTCTCCATGGTTTACGTTATATGCTGATGCAAACAAAGCAGAATCATTTCATGGACTGGGGAGCAACCCATTTGCCGGTCGCAGCCCCCTTGTACATGGCTTCCATGACGGCGGGTTGTTAGGCGGCTTCGCGAACAGAAACCACCCGGGAACTCGTGTTACCACTGATCGCATCGAGCCAACTCCCAAAGCCCGCAGGCAGAGCGGCAGGAAGTTGATCATACGGCTGATCATCCTTATTGACCACTGCCGCCCCCAGGTCGGCGGCCCGCTTCTGCGAACGGGCGGGATTCGGATCCCAGACCTTGGTCACCTTGAGGTCGGAGCGATTCAAGATCGCCTTTACAAAACCAGGGGTATGAATGTGCGCACAACCAACGATTCCGATATTTTTCACGTTTTCTCCTTCATCTAATTTGATTAGTAATCCAACCCGAGCGAAGCTAAAAGTGCCTCGTCAAGCAATTGCATCTTTCTCGAGGAAAGCGCGCCAACATATTGAGACAAACGCGCTTTTGGGAGGCTGACCAACTCGTCACAGTGAATACTGCTTTCGTGCTTCAGTCCTTCATCAATGCCAACAACGACCTGTGTGGAGAGTCCGTCGTGGGCAGAGTAGACGGGAGCGCAAATGACTGTGGAAAATTTGGAATCAACAAGTACTTGCCGGCTAACCAGGACAAAAACCCTGGAGTGCTTGGGGTCCTGCGAACCTGGATGAAGAACCCTGAAGAGTTCTCCACGCCTCACAGCGCCACCTGAAAGTCCAGAACATCTTCTGCCTCACGATTGAGAGAACTGGCCTTACGATTAATGATTTCAAGATCCCGACTATCCTTCTCCTTGCGAGCAAGTTGCGTCAGGTAGTTTTTTGCAGCGCATTCCAGAAAATCCGACCGGCTCTTGAATTCGCCCAAGTTACGATCAATGGCCACTAGGATGCCGCCTGATAGTGTGATGGATGTCTTGACTTTCATACCACAATAATATTCTAATTCATTTTCCCGTCAATAAAATACCAGTAGAAATTCCGGGAAAACGCATCTAAAACTTAAGCAAACCAGGAATTTTTGACATAATTCACATAATGTTCAGAATGGTGAGAGAAACAGTTGAGTCTCTTCATGAGGAAATACTTGCAGAATCTCAGCTTCAGCACAGATCTCCGCCTCAATCCCTGAAGAGGCAAACAGTAGGTCGAGCATCAGGCCGGAAGGCTGTTCCCCTGGTAACGCCAGACGTGCGGTGGCCAAGCGATGCGTCGCATCCTGTTCAACTGTCGCAAGAACACGAAACCCTGCCGTATGCAAGCTGTGAATGAGTGCTTCAGCTGCGCGATCATCTGAAACGGAAACAGCCAGATCCAAATCACGCGTAAACCGCGGTTCCGTCCGGACGGAAACGGCTAATCCACCCACCAAGGCCCATGCTTCATGCTGGTGATTGAACAATGCGGCAATTTGCTGTAACAGAGATTCCAGATGATTCATTGCCCCCACTCTCGAATTCGAACCTTGCCAGCAGTATCTCCGGGGATCGGATCCTCCGTACGGTGCAACCACGCGGACAACAGCTGATCAATCTGTGTTTCATTCGCAACAGGATTGCGTCGTCGCAGGTTCTGGCGCATCAACTCAATGCCCACATCCATCAAAACCGCCGTGGTAGCGGCATTCTTAAGGTATGTATCAACATTAATCACAACAGAAATTTAGCACATCACCCCATGTTGCTCAACCCGAATGTACCTGATAAAAGACCACAATACCCTGTCCCATTTACCATCGCATGAAGCCGCTCCTTGTGTTTCCACCTCTCTTCTGGCACCTTCTCACCCATGAAAAGTGATCTTACTATTTCCCCTCTGCACTCTGCCGGGCACTGGCTGGCATGGGGCGCCTTTGCAGCCATAGTGTCGGCCTACATTTTATGTCAGGTGCGCGGTTTCTCTCCCGGCTTTGCCGAAACGGATCCGGACGCCTATCTCTTTCTGGCCAAGCGCATGGCCCAGGGACAGCCTCTATTCGTCAACACCACCGACCCGTTTCAATATCAGCATCATATGTGGGTGGAGGCCGCCCCGGGACAGGTCACCAGTAAGTATCCACCCGGCTATTCGGCGCTCATGGCCATTGCTTACCGGCTTGCCGGTGACCGGGGCATGTTTATGGTGAGTCCCATCATGGGAGGGCTGGCCCTGATCGGGGCCGGACTTCTATTCCGCCTGTGGCTCAAGCCGTTCAGTGCGGTCATGGCCTTATTAACCCTGGTGCTGCTACCGGAATATTCATTTTATTGTGCCTATCTGCTGTCTCACGCGACCAGTATTTGTCTGACCACTTGGGGAATGTATTTCCTGTGGCGATGGATGGCACAACCGAAACTCAGCTGGGGATTGGCCGCCGGGGCGGCTCTTGGGGCCACTGTGTCCGTGCGGCCCACCGATGCATTGTTCGTTCTGCCAATGGTCGTAGTGGCCGCCGCCGGACTTTGGAAAGGGTACCGCGCAGGCCGGATACCCTGGCTCGGAGTCACGGCAATGATGAGCGCCTGGGGGGTATTCGTCGGGCTGCTGGCCTTTTACAATTACACTCAGTTCGGCGGACTGACAGTGACAGGCTACGCCCTCTCCGGCGAGCAGGGAGGCTTTTCCCTGGACTATTTTATAAATCACTTCGGGCGTCTCACCGTATTGTTACCCCGTAATTTTCTGCCGGTCTTCTTCCCTCTCAGTTTGGTAGGCCTGTTGTTGTGGGGTCCACCCGTGGATCGCGCTGTGAGGTTGCTTTGGTTCTTTTCCATATTCATCACCTACACCAGTTACTACTGGGTGACTGAAAATTGGGCATGGCTGCGTTTCCTTATGAGCACGTTGCCGGTGTGCATCGGTTCTGCCTACGCGATGGTCGATCAGTTTCCAGCTTCACGAGCGGTACGCACAGGAACCATCCTGGTATTGGTAAGTCTGTTCAGCTCCCTGAACTTCGCGGGCTTGCAGCATCAAGTGCAAGGGAAACCCATCGGACAGAATCCCCAGGCGCTGGCACAAGCGGCAGAGCAGCTGGCAATCCATATTCCCTCAAATGCGGTCATCTTCTCACAAGCACCCATGTGCTATTCCATGGGACAGCGCGCGGCCTACACCCTCTATGAACTGGAGGCCTTCAATCAAAAGCAGGGCTTAGACCGTTTCAAGACAACCAATGCTCAAAGAGCGGAGACAGAGCCCAGACGTCAGCCTGAACGCACACAGCGAATGCGAACATTCTATGAAAAGACCCCGGACACAGAACTGCAAAACAGCAAGCGCAAGATTGTTGATACCAACCTGAAGGCGGGCCGGGCCCTCGTTTTCTTCATTCCTGTCCGCCAATACGAGACAGAGAAACAGTTACTGGGCGAGAACTACCAGTGGCAAACTTTGGCAGAATGGGATGTTGATTGGGAATGGTCCGGGCACCAACAGACCCTGAAATGGGGGATTTACTTGATCGAATTTAAAGTAACGCTACACACTTTTGACATTCCCGCTATCTTTTGATAGCTATGCACGCTCCAAAACGAAAGACAAAGGAAGCTATGCAGGCATTTACATATCAATCCG
Above is a window of bacterium DNA encoding:
- a CDS encoding low molecular weight phosphatase family protein; translation: MTDIVLFVCTGNFYRSRFAEMLFNALAPAYDVKTRAVSRGLSTERISGDMGSISPHALKGLRARKINPGDAIRLPIQIQESDFAEASLVIAIDEWEHRPMIEQCFPEWVNRIQYWQVADIQDLDPEVALFALESRVRNLLEQIKNE
- a CDS encoding TPM domain-containing protein; this encodes MNHLFRQHVVTLLALLVVGATVMAAPVPVPVLKSRVTDLTGTLNAGQCQQLEGVLQQFESTKGSQVVVLIIPSTGEETIEQFGIRVADAWKIGRQGVNDGAILLVAKNDRTLRIEVGRGLERALEVFSKLHVWDTSENNGVLIYLLLADRHVEIVADRGVDKKVGSEGWEPICRHMEHCFAAGGFEKGILEGIQSVSEILVKEYPSLGVSTNELPDEPVILK
- a CDS encoding LemA family protein, whose product is MKTGIIWVMLAALCLGLSGCGYNRIQSSDEQIKADWAEVLNQYQRRADLVPNLVNVVKGYAAHEKEILTKVADARAKVGAIQATPELINNEEAFAKFVAAQRELSSSLGRLLAVAENYPQLKADGVFRDLQAQLEGTENRIAVARNRYIEAVKNYNVTVRSFPSNLTAKLFGYTVKPTFTVENEKDLAKPPSVDFK
- a CDS encoding Gfo/Idh/MocA family oxidoreductase, with the protein product MKNIGIVGCAHIHTPGFVKAILNRSDLKVTKVWDPNPARSQKRAADLGAAVVNKDDQPYDQLPAALPAGFGSWLDAISGNTSSRVVSVREAA
- a CDS encoding type II toxin-antitoxin system PemK/MazF family toxin, with protein sequence MRRGELFRVLHPGSQDPKHSRVFVLVSRQVLVDSKFSTVICAPVYSAHDGLSTQVVVGIDEGLKHESSIHCDELVSLPKARLSQYVGALSSRKMQLLDEALLASLGLDY
- a CDS encoding nucleotidyl transferase AbiEii/AbiGii toxin family protein gives rise to the protein MNHLESLLQQIAALFNHQHEAWALVGGLAVSVRTEPRFTRDLDLAVSVSDDRAAEALIHSLHTAGFRVLATVEQDATHRLATARLALPGEQPSGLMLDLLFASSGIEAEICAEAEILQVFPHEETQLFLSPF
- a CDS encoding glycosyltransferase family 39 protein, whose product is MKSDLTISPLHSAGHWLAWGAFAAIVSAYILCQVRGFSPGFAETDPDAYLFLAKRMAQGQPLFVNTTDPFQYQHHMWVEAAPGQVTSKYPPGYSALMAIAYRLAGDRGMFMVSPIMGGLALIGAGLLFRLWLKPFSAVMALLTLVLLPEYSFYCAYLLSHATSICLTTWGMYFLWRWMAQPKLSWGLAAGAALGATVSVRPTDALFVLPMVVVAAAGLWKGYRAGRIPWLGVTAMMSAWGVFVGLLAFYNYTQFGGLTVTGYALSGEQGGFSLDYFINHFGRLTVLLPRNFLPVFFPLSLVGLLLWGPPVDRAVRLLWFFSIFITYTSYYWVTENWAWLRFLMSTLPVCIGSAYAMVDQFPASRAVRTGTILVLVSLFSSLNFAGLQHQVQGKPIGQNPQALAQAAEQLAIHIPSNAVIFSQAPMCYSMGQRAAYTLYELEAFNQKQGLDRFKTTNAQRAETEPRRQPERTQRMRTFYEKTPDTELQNSKRKIVDTNLKAGRALVFFIPVRQYETEKQLLGENYQWQTLAEWDVDWEWSGHQQTLKWGIYLIEFKVTLHTFDIPAIF